The following nucleotide sequence is from Devosia salina.
GGGCGATGAGCTCTATTGGAACGCCACCGGCAATTATTGGGACTTTCCCATCCTCACCTCGGTGGCGCGGGTGCGCCTGCCCACGGGGGCGGTGATCGAGGACCTGGCCGCCTATACCGGCGTCGCTGGCGCCACCGGGCGCGACGTCAGCATCATCCGCGAGAGCGACACCACCGCCATCTTCCGTACCCAGCGCGCCCTGGCCCCGGGCGAGGGCATGACCTTTGCCGTGTCCTTCCAGAAGGGCATCATTGCCTATCCCGAGGGCATGGATGCGCTGATCCAGTCCGCCTCGGACCTGCGCGAAGTCTGGCTGCCGGTGCTCGCCGTCATCCTGCTGCTGGCTTACAACTTCACCGCCTGGATGCGCGTGGGGCGCGATCCGCCCAAGGGCACGATCATCCCGCTCTTTCATCCGCCGCGCGATTTCTCCCCCGCGCTCACCCATTATGTCCACAAATGGGGCTTCTCCAATTCGGGCTGGACCGCCATGACCGCGGCGATCTTCAATCTCGGGGTCAAGGGTCTCGTGACCATCAAGAACCCGGACAAGACCCTGACGGTCACCGTCACCGGCAAGCAGCCGGACAAGAAGCTGCCCGTGGGCGAGCAGGTTCTGTTCTCCTATTTCGACAGTCGCGGCGCCGTCACCTTCGACAAGGCCAATGGCAAGGATCTCGGGTCCAAGCGCACCGAATTCACCACTGCCATCGAAAGCGAGAACCGCAAGACCTGGTTCAACAACAATTGGGGCTTTGCCGGGCTGGGCTTCGTGCTGGCGGCGCTGATGATCGGCGGCATGGTGCTGTTCGACGTGCTCGAGCCGGTCTGGCTTTTCATCGCCCTGTTCGGCGGGGTCTTCCTGGGGATAATCGGCGGTGTCATCTTCGGTGTGGTCAAATCCGGCGGCTGGTTCCAGCGCTTCATGATCGTGGTCTGGGTGGCGGTCTTCGCCTTCAACATGGGCGGTGGCCTGCTCGAAACCTTTACCGGCTTTTCCATCAACTCCGCCGCCATCGCGGCGGCCTCCATGGTGGTGATCTGCGTCATCTTCACCGTGCTGATGCGCGCCCCCACCGTGCAGGGCCGCAAGGTGATGGACCAGATCGACGGCTTCCGGCTCTATCTCGAAACCGCCGAGAAGAACCGCCTCAACATCATCGACGAGCCGCCCATGACCGTGGAGCGCTTCGAGCGCATCCTGCCCTATGCCATCGCCTTGGGTGTCGAAAAGCCGTGGTCGGAACACTTTGAGGCCGAACTGGCCCGCCACGCGGTGCCCGACGCCGAAACGGGCTATTCCCCTGCCTGGTATTCGGGTGGACGATCCTTCTCTTCGAACAACCTCTCGCGCGCCATCACCACCGCCTCCTCGGGCATGGCGGCGGCGATGATCGCGGCCCAGCCGGTCCAGGCCAGTTCATCCGGCTCGGGCGGCGGTGGCTCGTCGGGCGGTGGCGGCGGCGGTGGCGGCGGCGGCGGCTGGTAGCCAAAGCGGCCCCCAGCCGATAGACATCCCCGCGCCCCCGCGCTAATCACGCACTCGCCTCAAGAAACCCGGTTGCCACTATGCCCGAACTGCTGCTCGAACTCTTCTCCGAGGAAATTCCCGCCCGCTTCCAGCGTCGCGCGGCCGAAGACCTCAAGAAGGCCGTCACCAATGCTCTGGTCGATGCAGGTCTGGTCTATGAAGGCGCTAGGGCCTTTGTGACCCCGCGACGCCTGGCCTTGTCGGTCGCCGGCCTGCCGGCCCGCTCGCCGGACACGCGCGAGGAAAAGAAGGGCCCCAAGGTCGGGGCGCCGCAGCCGGCCATCGACGGTTTCCTGCGCTCTGCGGGCCTCAATTCGATCGATCAGGCCAAGGTGGAAAGCGACCCGAAAAAGGGCGACTTCTACGTGGCGCTGATCGAAAAGCCGGGCGCCGATGCGGTGGACCTGCTCTCATCCATCCTCCCCAGGGTGATGAATGATTTCGGCTGGGCCAAGTCGATGCGCTGGGGCAATGGCAGCTTCAACTGGGTGCGCCCGCTGCGCGCCGTCACCGCCACTTTCGGCACCGAGAACGACGAACCCATCGTCGTGCCGTTCACGGTGGCCGGCCTTGAGGCGGGCCAGACCACGTTCGGTCACCGCTTCCTCGCGCCCGACGCCATCCGCGTGAAGCGGTTCGAGGACTACCAGATCGCGCTCGAACGCGCCAAGGTCGTGCTCGATATCGACCGCCGCAAGCAGATCATCCGAACCGATGCCGACAACCTGGCCTTTGCCCAGGGCATGAGCGTCATTCACGACGAAGGCCTGCTCGAAGAAGTCGCGGGCCTGGTCGAATGGCCCAATGTGATGATGGGCGGCTTCGATCCCGATTTCCTCAAGCTGCCCGAGGAAGTCATCATCGCCACCATCCGCGCCAACCAGAAATGCTTCTGCCTGCGTGATGGCTCGGGCAAGCTGGCGCCCAACTTCATCATCACTTCCAACACCATTCCCGCCGATGGCGGCGCCGTAGTGGTGGCCGGCAATGAGCGCGTCATCCGCGCCCGCCTTTCCGACGCGGCCTTCTTCTACCAGGGCGACCTGGCCATCCCGCTCGAACATGGCCTGCCCAAGCTCGAGGACATGGTGTTCCACGCCAAGCTGGGCACCCAGTTGGCCATGGTCGAGCGCCTCGTGCATCTGGCCGCCGAGATTGCGCCCAAGGTGGGCGCCGATGTCGAGATGACCAAGCGCGCTGCCATGCTGGCCAAGGCCGATCTCGTCACCGGCATGGTCGGCGAATTCCCCGAATTGCAGGGCCTGATGGGGCGCTATTATGCGACCGCCCAGAAGGAGCCGTCCGCAATCGCCAATGCCATCGAGATGCACTACAAGCCGCTCGGTCCCTCCGACCGCGTGCCCACCGAGCCGGTCTCGATCGCCGTGGCGCTGGCCGACAAGCTCAACGTGCTCTCGGGCTTCTGGTCCATCGACGAAAAGCCCACAGGCTCGCGCGACCCCTTCGCATTGCGTCGCGCGGCCCTCGGCGTCATCCGCATCATCACCGAGAACAACCTCAAATTCCCGCTCGAGGTCGAACCGGACTTGCTGGCTTTCTTCCACGATCGTCTCAAGGTCTCGCTGCGCGACGCCGGGGCGCGGCACGATCTCGTCGATGCCGTCATCTCCGCCGACAGCAACGACATCCTGCAGATCACCCAGCGTGCCGAAGCGCTCTCGACCCTGCTGGCCACCGATGACGGGGCAAACCTGCTCGCCGGTTACAAGCGCGCCGCCAATATCCTGGCTGCCGAAGAAAAGAAGGACGGCAAGGCCTATGCCGGCGCGGTCGATCAGTCGGCCCTGAAACTACCCGAGGAAACCGCCCTGGCCTTCGCCGTCGACGCCGTCCATGCGGCGGTTGCTGATCATGTGGCCCGCGACGATTACAAGGGCGCCATGGGCGAGCTGGCGACCCTGCGCGCGCCGGTCGATGCCTTCTTCGAGGCGGTGCTGGTCAACGACGCCGATCCGGCCGTTCGTGCCAACCGGCTCAACCTCCTGGCCCGCCTCCGCGACACCATGCATCTGGTGGCCGATTTCGGGAAGGTCGCCGGCTAGACCCGAGGGAACCGCGCCCGCCCGGCGCGGTTTCCCAATGTCTTCATTTCCTATCGCGCAGGTGCATCATGTCGGTCGGCCTTCTCGCACTTCTCGATGACGTCGCTGGCCTGGTGAAGGTGGCGGCTGCGTCCATCGACGACGTCGCGGGGCAGGCGGCCAAGGCGGGGGCCAAGGCGGCCGGTGCGGTAATCGACGATGCCGCCGTCACGCCAAACTACGTCCATGGCTTTACGGCCGAGCGCGAACTGCCCATCGTCGCCAAGATCGCCTGGGGCTCGATCCGCAACAAGCTGCTGTTCTTGCTGCCCGCGGCCCTGCTGCTGTCGATCTTTGCGCCCTGGCTCATTACCCCGCTGCTGATGATCGGCGGCGCCTATCTCTGCTATGAAGGGGCCGAGAAGGTTTTTCACCTCATCGCGCCGCACCAGGCCGAGCATCACGAAGCCGCCCTCGAGCACACCGCTATCGCGCCTGTTTCGCTCGAGGAGCAGAAGGTGGCCGGCGCCATCAAGACCGATTTCATTCTCTCGGCCGAGATCATGACGATCATCCTGGCAGCGGTGGAGGTCCCCGACTTCTGGACGCGGGCCGCCGTTCTGGCCGTGGCGGGCATCGGCATCACCATCGTCGTCTATGGCGCGGTGGCGCTGATCGTCAAAGGTGATGATTTCGGCGTCTGGCTGGCCCGCAATGCCCGCACCGGCGCCGGCCGCGCCACCGGGCGGGGCATCGTCGTCGCCATGCCTGTCCTGATGCAGGTTCTGAGCCTGGTGGGTACCGCGGCCATGACCTGGGTCGGCGGCAGCATCATTGCGCATGGCCTCTATGAATTCGGCCTCGATTGGCCCGAACACGTCATCGAGGCCGCCGCCCATTGGGCCGAACATGCCTTCCCGACCATTGCCGGCTTGGCCGGATGGCTGGCCACGGCAATTGTCGATTTCGTCATCGGGCTGGCGCTCGGCGCGCTGCTGATTCCAGTGGTGGGCTTTGTCATCAGCCCGGCCTGGAGGGGCGTGAAGGGCTTCGTGCCCAAGCGGACCTAGAAACTGAATTCTTCTGGGTCGTGACCCAGAGCTTTTATGCCTTCAGCCAGTTTCATCGTAATTTCGGCAGCGTCCGGCACGGATGCCAGGCCTTGCGAGATGGCATCGCGCCAGGACTGCCCACGGTGCCAAGCTTCCATGAAGGCGTCGGCGAGTGGTAATGTTTGATTTGTTGCAATCATGGCCTGCATCAGCAGCGCAGCCTGCCGCAGGTCCTTTTGGCGTTTGTCACGGCCATTTTTATCTTGCAGCCGTTTCGTGGCCACGATCAGCTTGTGCACAGCGAAGCGTTCGGGCGCGGGAACGAGAACCGGGACGCCGGCGCCGTGCAACAAGACAGCCCGCACGGGTTCATAAATCAGGAAATCAAGGAAACGAAGCGGTTCTGCCGCGATGTTGCCAAGGGCAGGCATGGAGGCCGCACGTCCATTGTAGTCCTCGGTTCCTGTATTGGGAGTGAGGAACTCGACCCTATAGCCGTCTCGCGAAACAAGCTGTGTGGGCGCCTCATCGGACGCTAGACGCGGTATGGCTCGAAAGGTGGAATCGATCCCCTGCAGGACCTCGAGGATATCGGGCATCCTATCCTCGACGGCGACGGAAATGGAGTGAAACTGGGCAAAGTCGGCGTCGCCGGTTTGCAGTAGCGCCCCGGGAAATCTGACCCCCAGCCCTGCCGCATAGCATTGAAAGGCAACAGTGCCGACCAGGACGCCTCGCAGGCGAAAAAAGCCCGCATTGGCCATCGCTTCGACGACCGCGCCGACCTTGGGTGGCGGGGCCGGCAGATATGCGTCGCGAACCAGGGTGGAGACCAGTTTTCGCCGGGCGCGGAAATCGGCTTTGAGATTTTTGAAGTTCTCTACCCGCTTGCTGATTTCCGGGTCTGCCGTCGGCCCGACATAGCGGCGCACTTTTTTGCCGTCCTTGGCGGTATCAAAATACCAATAGGTCCGCTCATTGGCAGTGACGCGAACGAACCTGCCTGTCAGCGAGAAATCGCTTTCGAACGCCGCGTCGAGGCTGCGTTGAGACAGTTCGGAATAGAGGACCGCATAGGCCGGATCTAGGAGCTTCATAGTGACTTGTTACCATTTTTGCAGAGATGGTAACAAGTCACATGTTACCACTTTCGCGGAATTGGTAACAAAAAATCAAACCGGCGGCGTCAGTGACGCGGCCTTCTTGCCCTTGAACGGCGCCATGCCCTCGCGCGCCAGTTCGTCGGCGCGCTCGTTTAGGTCATGGCCGGCATGGCCCTTGACCCAGTGCCAGGCAATGTCATGGCGCTTGGTCGCCTCGTCCAGCGCCTGCCACAGCTCGACATTCTTCACCGGCTTCTTGTCGGCGGTGCGCCAGCCATTGCGCTTCCACCCATGGATCCAGCTCTGTACGCCGTTCTTCACATATTGGCTGTCGGTATGGAGTTCGACCGAGCAGGGGCGGGTGAGGGCGTTGAGCGCCTCAATGGCCGCGGTCAGCTCCATCTTGTTATTGGTGGTCAGCGCCTCGCCACCCTTCAATTCCTTGCGGTGGGGCCCGAATTCCAAAATGGCCCCCCAGCCGCCCGGCCCCGGATTGCCCGAACAGGCGCCATCGGTATGGATGATGACGCTGTCAGCCATTTGCGGGCCGCCTGTAGATGTGGAACTGGCATTTGAGCCCGTTTGGCTCGGTCTCGATATGCGTTTCTTCCATGCCGATTTTCTTGAGGACGGCGAGGGACGGGGTGTTTCTGGTGTCGGCGAAGCCGATGAAATGGGGAGCGCCGGTTTCCCGGAATATCCAGTCCCGCAGCCCCGCCGCCGCTTCCGTCGCATAGCCCGCCCCGTGATGGTCTTCGAACAGGGCGTAGCCTAGTTCGGGTTCACCAGTGGGAGGATAAATGCCGTAGCCGGCCCTTCCGATGAACTTGCCGTCGCTTTTGCGGGTCAGGCGCAGCTTGCCCAGCCGCCGGGATTCGAACAGCTCTATCCAGCCCTGGAGAGCACGTTCAGCCTGCTCTCGCGTCCAAGGATCGCCGCTCACCGTCAGGTAGCGCGACACATTGGGGTTGCCATGCAGCGCGACGAGATCGTCCAACTGGTCCATGCGCCAACCGGATAGCACCAGTCGATCGGTCTCGAACAGGTGCAGCGCGCTCATCGGCCCGAGGCCGTTTCCAGGTCGCGCAGCACGCGCGGAATGTTGAAGGCGATGTTTTCCTCGGCCGTGGTCTTGGTCTCGACCGTGACCGCATACCGCTCCGCGAAGGCGTCGATCACTTCCTCGACCAGGCTTTCAGGTGCCGAGGCGCCGGCACTGACGCCCAGCGAGGTGATGTCGCCATAAAGCGACCAGTCAATGTCGCTAGCGCGATCCACCAGGGTGGCGACCCTGCAGCCATTGCGCAGGGCCACTTCCACCAGGCGCTGCGAGTTCGACGAATGCGGCGAACCCACCACGATCATCGCATCGACCAGCGGCGCCACGGCCTTGATGGCCTCCTGCCGGTTGGTGGTGGCGTAGCAGATGTCTTCCTTGTGCGGCCCATTGATGGCCGGAAAGCGCGCCCGAAGCGCAGCGACGATCTCGCGCGTGTCATCCACGCTCAGCGTCGTCTGGGTCACGAAGGCCAGTGTCTCGGGATTTTTGGGGGTAAAGGCCCTGGCGTCATCGACCGTCTCGATCAGCGTCACCGCGCCGGCCGGCAACTGGCCCATCGTGCCGATCACTTCGGGGTGACCGGCATGCCCGATCAGCACGATCTCGTGCCCTTCCTCGAAATGGCGTGAGGCCTCCACATGCACCTTGCTCACCAGCGGGCAGGTGGCGTCGAGAAAGAACATGTTGCGTGCCTTTGCGTCGGCGGGCACGCTTTTGGGCACGCCATGGGCCGAAAAGACCACAGGCGCCTCGGTTTCGGGGATCTCGTCGAGCTCCTCGACAAACACCGCGCCCTTGGCCTTGAGGCCTTCCACCACATATTTGTTGTGCACGATGGCGTGGCGCACATAGACCGGTGCGCCATATTTCTGGAGCGCCAGCTCCACGATCTGGATCGCGCGGTCCACGCCGGCGCAAAATCCGCGCGGGGCGCAGAGCAGAATGTCGAGGTGCGGCCTTTTTTCCATGCCAGATCAGATGCTTTCAGCGACTTCGCAAGTCAAGTGCTGTTGCAGCCGGGGCAGGGCATGGGCAATATGCTTTTCGAGAGTGTGACCGGGACGGTTCCAGGTGAGTTTGGCGCAGGAAATGTTTGCGATTGCCCCGGCAACGGGGAAAGCGAACCTGAGCGCCGGTCAATTGAAGCTGCTCACCGGCAAGGCCCGCTGGATTTTTCGCGTTGGGGAAGCCGGCTTTCCCACCGTGCCCACCATCGCCATCACCCGCGCCGCCTGGGAAGAATTGCAGGCCGAACGCGGGCGGCGCGATTCCCGCCTGCGCACCCATTGGGTCGCCTGCCTCTATAAGCTCGTCGCCAAAGACGGCCAGCCGCCCCAACTGGTGGTGCGCACCTCGGCCACCACCCACAATAGTGGCCTTGCTCCGGCCCGGCTCGGTATAGCGGCGCCGACCGCGCCCGAGGATTCGGTCGATCCGACCCGGCCGCTCGCCAGGGCGATCAAGCAGGCCTTCGAGAGCTATGGTTTTTTCGGGCGCAGTTGGACCGGCGCGCGGCCCGAGGAAGATCGTGCCCGCCAGATCGTCCTGGTGCAGGCCCTGGCCGAGGGTGAGATCGAGCAGTTCCTGACCCGCAACGCCACCACCGGCGCGCTCGGCCCCGCCCCCCTCAACGGCAGCCCGCTGCCGCGCCTGCCCAAGGATGTGGAGGCGCTGATCGGCCTGCTCGACGCCAAGGCCGGCCGCCACATGGCGTGCCTCGTTTCCGTCAATGGCGGCAAGGTGACATTCCTGTCGGCCCGGCCAGTGCAGGCCGGTGCCGGTGCCGAGCTCGAAGCGGCGGTGGACCGCGTCGAGCGCAAGGTCTGGACCCCGCAGGGCGCCGTCAGCCGGGTCGATGCCAATCGTCTGGCGCTGATGCTGCACCCGCGCCTCAAGTCGCCGGAAGAGGCGACCCCCATCGCCATGGGCCTGGGCGTCTCCCCGGGTGCGGCCAGCGGCATCATCACCTTCAATCCCGACGACGCGGCCCGCCTGCGCGCCCGCGGCAAGCACTGCATCCTCGTCGTCAACGAAACCGGCCCCGCCGATATCGAGGGCATGAAGGCGGCCACCGGTATCCTGACGGCCCGCGGTGGCATGTCCAGCCATGCCGGGGTCATCGCCCGCATCACCGGCAAGCCCTGCGTGGCCGGGGTGCGCAGCCTGTCGGTCGATGCCGTCGAAATGGTATGCCGCATCGGCGACCGCGAGTTCCGCGCCGGCGATCGTCTCACCATCGATGGCACCGATGGGGCCGTCTATCTGGGCAATCTGCCCCTGGCCCAGCCGCAGATCGGCGGCGCCATCGGCAAGCTCCTGGGCTGGTCCGATGCCAGCCGCGCCATTGCCGTGCGCACCAATGTCGAGACGGTGGAATCGGCGCAGACGGCGCTGAGTTTCGGCGCCGAGGGCATCGGTCTGGCCCGGTCCGAACACATGTTCTTCTCGCCCGAGCGCATGGTGGCGCTGCGCCGCATGATTCTCTCCGAGGACGAAGACGCGCGCTCCCGCGCCATTGCGGGGCTCGTGGATTTCCAGACGGGCGATTACTCGGCGCTGTTCTCGGCCATGCAGGGCCTGCCGGTCACGGTTCGCCTGTTCGATCCGCCCTTGCACGAATTCCTGCCGCGCACCGACGAGGAGATCGAGGAGACGGCGGCCTCACTGGGCGTGGCGGTCCGCGCCCTCAGGCTCAGGCTCGAGCGCATTGCCGAGATCAACCCCATGCTGGGCCATCGCGGCGTGCGCCTCGCCATCACCTATCCCGAAATCCTCCAGATGCAGATGCAGGCCGTGCTCGCCGGCGCCCGCGCGGCCAGCGAGAAGCAGTCTGAGCCGGTAGCCATCGAAGTCATGGTGCCTTTCGTCTCCACGGCCACCGAAGTCTCCTGGGTGCGCGAACGGACCATGGCCATCCTGGACAATTCCGGCCTCACCCGTTCCGATCGCGTGCGCTTTTCATTCGGCACCATGATCGAACTGCCGCGCGCCTGCCTGCGGGCCGGCGATATTGCGGCCATGGTCGATTTCATCTCCTTCGGCACCAACGACCTGACCCAGACCACTTTCGGCATTTCCCGAGACGATGCTCCGGCGTTCCTCGCGGCCTACCAGCGCAAGGGCGTCTATGAGCGCGACCCCTTCGTCACCATTGACGAGAAAGGCGTGGGCGAAATGATCGAGATCGCCATTGCGCGCGGCCGCGCCGCCAATCCGCGGCTCAAGATCGGTATCTGCGGGGAGCATGCCGGCGATCCGGCCTCGCTCAAGTTCTTTGCCGGGCTCGGCGTCGACTATGTGAGCTGCTCACCCTATCGTGTTCCGGTTGCCCGGCTGACCTTGGCGCAGACTTCGTCTTAAATTGTCGAGGCCGGATACCCATTTGGGTGAGATCGGTAGAAGCCGGTCGCTACGAGCCGGGACCAAAGGGAAGGGGCTTGGCCTCCGTGAAAATACTAGCTTTCGTCCTGGCCTTGCCACTGCTTCTGGTGCCTGGTCTTCCGGCCTCGGCACAGACAGGCGCCCAATGCGCCGCCATTGCCGACGATGCCGAGCGCCTCGCCTGCTATGACAATCTGTTCCGCTCCGGGAGCACTGCCCCCGAAGGGCTCAGCGTCACGCTGCAATCCGAACAGTTGATCCCGGCGCGCCCCAGCGGCCGGGCCCCCGCCACGATCACCGTCTCTTGCGAGGCCAATATCCTGCAGGTGGCCTTCGGCTTTGCCGGCAACACCATGTCGGCGCTAGGGAGCGATACCGGCATCACGTTGCAATACGATCTGCAACGGGCCCGCTCGTCCACGCTGCCGGTCAATGCGGACAATACGGCGATCCTGATCGACAACACCCGCGACGCACGCAGCTTCCTCGACGGGCTGGCCGGCGCCACCAATCTCACTGTGCGGGTCACCCCGGCCAGCACGCGCTCGCTGTCGGTGCGGTTCCGCGTCGATGCCTTTGCCCAGGAAGTCGCGCCGGTGGTGGCCGCCTGCAGCCAGTAGGGCGGGCGGTACACTTTGCCGCAGTGATGTGATGGAACTGCCCCAGCCCCGCCACATCTGCGCCCTTTGCGCGCCCCGAACCCCATTTACCCAGCGCTAACCTTAATAACCGATCATCACGACTGTCGGCATTTGAGCGTCACATTTGCCGGGCGTAGTTCGTGTTGCGTAGCGTTGAGTATTCTATATGGCCCTTTCCCACCGGCCGGTGGCGCGTCGTCGCCCGGTCAGAGCGGTTAGCCGAGGAGTTGGTATCGCCAGGGCGCTGGTGATGGCGATGGTGGCTCCCCTTGCCTATCTCGGTTTTGCTGGCGCAGCTTTTGGCCCCGGCTCTGCACCCCTTGGGCTTGCCGGCCTGCCGGGTCAGGAGCAGCCCGTGGCAATCGCCCAGGCTAGCCTCAGTTTTTCCGGCGTCGACCCGGTCATCACCGGTTCGGTCAATCACCTGTTCGACAGCGCCAGCTTCACCGGTCCCAATCGCGCCGAAAAGACCGATCGTGTCCGCCCGGCTGTCGATGCGCTTGAAATCTCGAAAAGCTTCGAGACCGCGCGGCTGCAGCTCGCCTCCCTGCGCGCGCCTGCGGATCCTGCAATCTACGGGCAATCCAGCATCGCCCAGGCCGAGGTGGAACCCCAAGAAGCCGGGCCGCGCATGTCGGTGGCCTCGATCCACCCCAATGCCGCTGCCGCGCTCGACGCCATTGCCGGCATCGCGCCGAAATCCGATGAGACCCTGTCCGGCGTGACCCTGCCGGTGGCCGTGCCTGAGCAACTGGCCTATGCCCGCGCCAATACCCCCGCCATCGGCGCCATGGCCACGGGCGAAGCCATGAAGGTCTCCGAACGCGAGCAATGGTGCCTTGCCACCGCCGTCTATTTCGAGGCGCGCGGGGAAGCCTATCGCGGTCAGGTCGCCGTGGCGCAGGTCGTGCTCAATCGCGTCAAGGACCACCGTTATCCTGACACCATCTGCGGCGTCGTGTTCCAGAACCAGAACAAGCGCAATGCCTGCCAGTTCTCCTT
It contains:
- a CDS encoding DUF2207 domain-containing protein; the protein is MRLLARLIAALVLLGALAIPALAREEIRAFASDVELRTDGSVAVLETIDVNAEGNQIRRGIYRDIPVTMLGSSGNKIRIDLDVQAVTRAGKPEMFRVERMGDFQRIWIGDPDIFLSYGEHRYTIAYTMNRMARPTGDGQGDELYWNATGNYWDFPILTSVARVRLPTGAVIEDLAAYTGVAGATGRDVSIIRESDTTAIFRTQRALAPGEGMTFAVSFQKGIIAYPEGMDALIQSASDLREVWLPVLAVILLLAYNFTAWMRVGRDPPKGTIIPLFHPPRDFSPALTHYVHKWGFSNSGWTAMTAAIFNLGVKGLVTIKNPDKTLTVTVTGKQPDKKLPVGEQVLFSYFDSRGAVTFDKANGKDLGSKRTEFTTAIESENRKTWFNNNWGFAGLGFVLAALMIGGMVLFDVLEPVWLFIALFGGVFLGIIGGVIFGVVKSGGWFQRFMIVVWVAVFAFNMGGGLLETFTGFSINSAAIAAASMVVICVIFTVLMRAPTVQGRKVMDQIDGFRLYLETAEKNRLNIIDEPPMTVERFERILPYAIALGVEKPWSEHFEAELARHAVPDAETGYSPAWYSGGRSFSSNNLSRAITTASSGMAAAMIAAQPVQASSSGSGGGGSSGGGGGGGGGGGW
- the glyS gene encoding glycine--tRNA ligase subunit beta is translated as MPELLLELFSEEIPARFQRRAAEDLKKAVTNALVDAGLVYEGARAFVTPRRLALSVAGLPARSPDTREEKKGPKVGAPQPAIDGFLRSAGLNSIDQAKVESDPKKGDFYVALIEKPGADAVDLLSSILPRVMNDFGWAKSMRWGNGSFNWVRPLRAVTATFGTENDEPIVVPFTVAGLEAGQTTFGHRFLAPDAIRVKRFEDYQIALERAKVVLDIDRRKQIIRTDADNLAFAQGMSVIHDEGLLEEVAGLVEWPNVMMGGFDPDFLKLPEEVIIATIRANQKCFCLRDGSGKLAPNFIITSNTIPADGGAVVVAGNERVIRARLSDAAFFYQGDLAIPLEHGLPKLEDMVFHAKLGTQLAMVERLVHLAAEIAPKVGADVEMTKRAAMLAKADLVTGMVGEFPELQGLMGRYYATAQKEPSAIANAIEMHYKPLGPSDRVPTEPVSIAVALADKLNVLSGFWSIDEKPTGSRDPFALRRAALGVIRIITENNLKFPLEVEPDLLAFFHDRLKVSLRDAGARHDLVDAVISADSNDILQITQRAEALSTLLATDDGANLLAGYKRAANILAAEEKKDGKAYAGAVDQSALKLPEETALAFAVDAVHAAVADHVARDDYKGAMGELATLRAPVDAFFEAVLVNDADPAVRANRLNLLARLRDTMHLVADFGKVAG
- a CDS encoding DUF808 domain-containing protein, whose translation is MSVGLLALLDDVAGLVKVAAASIDDVAGQAAKAGAKAAGAVIDDAAVTPNYVHGFTAERELPIVAKIAWGSIRNKLLFLLPAALLLSIFAPWLITPLLMIGGAYLCYEGAEKVFHLIAPHQAEHHEAALEHTAIAPVSLEEQKVAGAIKTDFILSAEIMTIILAAVEVPDFWTRAAVLAVAGIGITIVVYGAVALIVKGDDFGVWLARNARTGAGRATGRGIVVAMPVLMQVLSLVGTAAMTWVGGSIIAHGLYEFGLDWPEHVIEAAAHWAEHAFPTIAGLAGWLATAIVDFVIGLALGALLIPVVGFVISPAWRGVKGFVPKRT
- a CDS encoding GSU2403 family nucleotidyltransferase fold protein; protein product: MKLLDPAYAVLYSELSQRSLDAAFESDFSLTGRFVRVTANERTYWYFDTAKDGKKVRRYVGPTADPEISKRVENFKNLKADFRARRKLVSTLVRDAYLPAPPPKVGAVVEAMANAGFFRLRGVLVGTVAFQCYAAGLGVRFPGALLQTGDADFAQFHSISVAVEDRMPDILEVLQGIDSTFRAIPRLASDEAPTQLVSRDGYRVEFLTPNTGTEDYNGRAASMPALGNIAAEPLRFLDFLIYEPVRAVLLHGAGVPVLVPAPERFAVHKLIVATKRLQDKNGRDKRQKDLRQAALLMQAMIATNQTLPLADAFMEAWHRGQSWRDAISQGLASVPDAAEITMKLAEGIKALGHDPEEFSF
- the rnhA gene encoding ribonuclease HI, coding for MADSVIIHTDGACSGNPGPGGWGAILEFGPHRKELKGGEALTTNNKMELTAAIEALNALTRPCSVELHTDSQYVKNGVQSWIHGWKRNGWRTADKKPVKNVELWQALDEATKRHDIAWHWVKGHAGHDLNERADELAREGMAPFKGKKAASLTPPV
- a CDS encoding GNAT family N-acetyltransferase, translated to MSALHLFETDRLVLSGWRMDQLDDLVALHGNPNVSRYLTVSGDPWTREQAERALQGWIELFESRRLGKLRLTRKSDGKFIGRAGYGIYPPTGEPELGYALFEDHHGAGYATEAAAGLRDWIFRETGAPHFIGFADTRNTPSLAVLKKIGMEETHIETEPNGLKCQFHIYRRPANG
- the ispH gene encoding 4-hydroxy-3-methylbut-2-enyl diphosphate reductase → MEKRPHLDILLCAPRGFCAGVDRAIQIVELALQKYGAPVYVRHAIVHNKYVVEGLKAKGAVFVEELDEIPETEAPVVFSAHGVPKSVPADAKARNMFFLDATCPLVSKVHVEASRHFEEGHEIVLIGHAGHPEVIGTMGQLPAGAVTLIETVDDARAFTPKNPETLAFVTQTTLSVDDTREIVAALRARFPAINGPHKEDICYATTNRQEAIKAVAPLVDAMIVVGSPHSSNSQRLVEVALRNGCRVATLVDRASDIDWSLYGDITSLGVSAGASAPESLVEEVIDAFAERYAVTVETKTTAEENIAFNIPRVLRDLETASGR
- a CDS encoding putative PEP-binding protein, which encodes MFAIAPATGKANLSAGQLKLLTGKARWIFRVGEAGFPTVPTIAITRAAWEELQAERGRRDSRLRTHWVACLYKLVAKDGQPPQLVVRTSATTHNSGLAPARLGIAAPTAPEDSVDPTRPLARAIKQAFESYGFFGRSWTGARPEEDRARQIVLVQALAEGEIEQFLTRNATTGALGPAPLNGSPLPRLPKDVEALIGLLDAKAGRHMACLVSVNGGKVTFLSARPVQAGAGAELEAAVDRVERKVWTPQGAVSRVDANRLALMLHPRLKSPEEATPIAMGLGVSPGAASGIITFNPDDAARLRARGKHCILVVNETGPADIEGMKAATGILTARGGMSSHAGVIARITGKPCVAGVRSLSVDAVEMVCRIGDREFRAGDRLTIDGTDGAVYLGNLPLAQPQIGGAIGKLLGWSDASRAIAVRTNVETVESAQTALSFGAEGIGLARSEHMFFSPERMVALRRMILSEDEDARSRAIAGLVDFQTGDYSALFSAMQGLPVTVRLFDPPLHEFLPRTDEEIEETAASLGVAVRALRLRLERIAEINPMLGHRGVRLAITYPEILQMQMQAVLAGARAASEKQSEPVAIEVMVPFVSTATEVSWVRERTMAILDNSGLTRSDRVRFSFGTMIELPRACLRAGDIAAMVDFISFGTNDLTQTTFGISRDDAPAFLAAYQRKGVYERDPFVTIDEKGVGEMIEIAIARGRAANPRLKIGICGEHAGDPASLKFFAGLGVDYVSCSPYRVPVARLTLAQTSS